The Oncorhynchus mykiss isolate Arlee chromosome 8, USDA_OmykA_1.1, whole genome shotgun sequence genome includes the window agaaatgctcactaacaggggtgTACATTTTTTTGCGAAAAAACATTtacagaaataagctttttgcgcATAGGTAAAATTTCTGgtatctttaatttcagctcattaaacacggaatcaacactttacatgttgtgtttatatttttgttcagtgtaaatataagtgttgatattagttggcaggggtctttactcCAACATTACAGTGTTTTAAACCTTTTCAGAacttttctggtagatgttttccAAGACCCCATTTCCATCTATTTgcccagaaatcaaagccttagATTATTCCTAATATTTAGgatagaaaatagtttaaaatgtatatatagCTTAATTTCCCAAATGTATACATCATAGTTTATGGGTCCTTTTAATGGAAAGGCCCAATAATGTCttacattttaaaatattttataaaaGCAACAAATGTTGGTCAAATAATCTCAGTACTTACATTCTGAATTTTTTATTAAACCAAGTAATGTGAAATAATCTCAGTACTTACTCTGTCAAAGGTGTCCCTTTCGATTTCTCCCCATTTCCTGCCGTCAAAGGAAGTAATGCGCATTCTTTCTTCTGTCAACAGCTCTTTCGGTACGTAGCTGTTGAGGACCCGCTGGAGGCGGTAGGTACGAGACACTGAGATGTCATTGACACACAGAAATCCTGAAAAACACATGTCATTACAAATAAATACCAGATCAATGCAAACTTAAAGAgaactgtaaaaaaataaaaaaataaataagcttTACCAGTCTGTGAATTAGATAGAACTTCAACAATGTGTATGCATCATATCTGCTAGACCGTCTTACGGATGGCCTGTGTCTGGAGCAGGGCCAGGGTCTTTCCCCCTGGGGCGGCACAGACGTCCAGCACAGAGTGTCCTTCCTGGACATCCAGGGCCAGGGCAGGCAAAATGGACGCCGCATCCATGAGGTAGTACCCAAGCATCCCATACAAGTCGGGTCTAGGAGGAGAATGGGAATTTTTAAATCATACAACTTGGCAATCAAACAATATCACAATATAGGAGATATGTAGCTACAGTAAATTGTGCTGATGAAACAGACTGAAGCCCAGATTTCATCCTTTTCTTCTCATGTGTCTGTAAAAGAAGCGACGCAAATCTCACCTAGAAGGCTTGAATCTGGAGATATCTCCCCCGGGGAAAACAAAGCACTTGATATTGGTGCGGAGGCGAGGAGGAGCCACATCTTGACTGACACCAACAGACTCGAGGGTTGAAGGGTTATCGTGGAGAGGAAATCCAGGCGCCTGCAGTCTCTCCAGAGCTCCTACACCAACTGGTTGGCAGACAAAGTCTCTACATCCCTGGGACTGCAGGTCTGCAATGACCCCTTCTGTGGTGGAGAAATTGTTTACCAGGGCCCCGTACTTCGGCTCACATAGCATGCTGACGCGGACAGAGGGCCACTGCTCTCCCAGCTGTAAGCTGTAGGTGGCATCAAAGTTCTGTAGGGCCAGGTTTGTGGCAGGGTACTTGGGCTGAGAGCCAGCCTGTTGAAAGAGTATTTGGAAGAATTTAGAAAAATTGCGCTCGTCTTGTGCCATTGTCTAACAACCGGtgcatatttttattttatggtGGCTGGCAACCAAAAAAGGTTAAGTGCATCCTTCCTTTATCCATCCCTTAAAGTAATCATTGATTAGACATGGTTGGACACGTGATCACTAGGGCTCCTCCACCACATGGATTTCACCTGCCCACTCATTCCTAATTAGGGATAAGTCTACGAGGGAGGAAGCAAGGTGGGCCAAGCACTTCAGCACATTATTAGCTGGAAGcgtcacagagaaacacagataaAAACCAAAGCTGCTATAACGATATTGGAAACCATCTCATCATCAAGCATCTTAGCTTAGAGATCCTCCGGCTGTTAGCTCGGCTGCGAGAATAGGAAAACCTGCTTTCTCAGTTTGAAATGCCTCCTACAAAGAAAGCTGTCTGAGTCGGGCAGTGGTGACCCGTCCCAATCAAACGGACAGATGTGAAGCTCAACTCTGGGGCCCACGGGAGACTGGACACTCGCAAGGCGTAGGAGATCACGAAGGCAGTCTGGGCACCCATCTATTCGAGAAGATCCAATCCATCTATCAAACTGCTTTGCCCTGCCTGAGACAGACCTACCAGCCCCAGGAGTCAGCACGGATCCTGGGTGTATACCAATAGCCAGCAGGCACCCACAGCACCAAGGTCATTTCCCCATCAGATTCcatcatgaccaccattgtgggcagcttgatggtgaCCCAGGATCCCGGTTCTGGCCAAATACTCCAATATTGACACTGTCACTTACGTAGGTTTTAACAACCTTCATTTTAGGTGATCTGAGGTAGGACtacatttgttttttaaagacCCTCGCTAGCACAGGGAAGGGAATACTtttctctggccccctcccatgCTACCAGAAGGGTTCAGAATGTTTCAGCCGACTCTTTGTCCTAAACAAGTAACCAAAGAAACTTTGCAATGACAGGAGTCTCTTTTTGTGACAACTTTGATTTGCTGTGGGAGCAACCAGCTCTTTTTAAAAGAGATGGGATTCACCCTAGCCGCAGTGGTTCCAGGATTATTTCCAGCAACATTGCAAACTATTTTAGACTGACAGACCGGTTCTGGTAATTCTCCAGTTCTCCCTGTCAGAATAAGCAACAGAGGACTTGGAAACAACATCAACTCCTATAGAAATGGCACTATGGTTATTGTTAGTAACCTTATGTTCCTTTAACTCCGCCTTCTAGCGAATTTATTCAAACTGTCATCTACCATTCTGATAGATTGggttcctgagtggcgcagtggtctaaggcactgcatcttagtgcaagaggtgtcactgcagtacctggtttgaatccaggctgcatcacatccggccgtaattgggagtgccatagggcggcgcataattggcccagtgtcggcCAGGGTAGGCCGTAAAATTGTGTAGTTTTACTAGATCCTCTTTCTCGTGAATGACTTCATTACTGAGCGCAAAGTTGATTGCATGTTTCTCATTGAAATGTGGTTGTCTTCAGACTGTGGTGCCGCGCTGGACTCCAACTTTTCATAGGGCTCCTGAGTTTtacttatttcacctttatttaaccaggtaggctagttgagaacaagttctcatttgcaactgcgacctggccaagataaagcgtagcaattcgacacatacaacaacagagttacacatggaataaacaaaacatacagtcaataatacagtagaacaaaataaaacaaaaaagtctatatacagtgagtgcaaatgaggtaagttaaggaaataaataggccatggtggtaaagtaattacaatatagcaattaaacactggaatggtagattggcagaagatgaatgtgcaggtagagatactggggtgcaaaggagcaaaataaataaataaataccagtatggggatgaggtaggtagatagatagatgggctgtttacagatgggctatgtacaggtgcagtgatctgtaagctgctctgacagctggtgctgaaAGATAGTCAGGGAGATGTGAGTCTTCAGCttcagtggtgcagtggtctaaggcactgcatctacagacaccctggttcgaatcgagactgtatcacaactggccatgattggcgcacaattggcccagcgtaggccgtcattgtaaataagaactttttcttaaccgacttgccttgTTGAACAAAAAAATCATACTCTATCAGAAAATTTTCTCAGCTCTAAGGACATTGAATTTGGCGACTTTGGGTCTTTTGAGCATCAtgctatactgtttaaatgtcagccaccagcGCTGGACAAACCCTGCATACGCCACCAAAGCACTGCcccactttttttattgatctatcTGAACTATTGTCTACTGTCCTTGAGAACTATGATAAAATCATTGTGttgggtgattttaatattcatgtTGACCAAGTGACTGACTCTAAGGCCATTGAATTTATGAATCTTTTGAGCTCTATAGACTTTATTCAACATGTTACTGGGCCCATCCATAACtgcagccatactctggacctggttattaccaaggggctttctattgACATATCCTCTATTGTTGATGTTGCTTTATCTGATCACCACTGTGCATTTTTTACTACCTTGATGCCCATAGCACAGGGTAATAATGAATGCATTAAGAAATGCTATCTTACCTCTGAAGTTGCTACAGATTTGATTGAGTTTATGAACAATACTCCAAAACCTAGTCTGCTTTCCTTGTGATGATTTAGTTGATAACTTGAATAGCAAATTAAAAGACAACCATTGATTCCATAGCTCCAGTAAAGTTGAAAAGGGCCACGTAAGAAAAAAGGGCATGTTGCGTTTGTTTTTTGGTTACCCCTTGGCAGCGTTGtcagaaagcacagcattgattttcactgctacgCAGACAATACACAACTTTCCCTTtgtgtcaccagaggattttTGCTCCACGGATAAATTATTAGACTGTATTAATGATTTAAAATAATTGGATGGCTCAACTTCCTCAAGCTAAATCGAGACAAAACTGAGGTACGCATTGTTAGAACTAGTGACGCACCggtattacatttttggccgatactcaatattttccttgccaaaacaAAAGAAAGATACCGATAACCGATATATACaattttagcggccttttaagcattctagtacagttaaatagttagcacacacacacagcagtctaaggcattgcatctcagtgcaagaggcatcactacagtctctggttagaatccaggctgtatcacatccggcagtgattgggagtcccatagtgcggcgcacaattggctcagcgttgtccgtcattgtaaaaaagaatttgttcttaactgacttgtctagttaaataaaggttacacacactaaaaagttattttgttggtatttacatgtccccattaccagtaaaacctaatcaaaacctatttctttcacttacttgctgtgctgcttcgttcatttgttcagtattttcattctcaaccaggatttctatggaacgccgtttggatctttgcatgtcaaaaaagatacgTCAAATAGCACTATTTGATGTGTCAAATAACacaacatctgtttcagtagctatagttagctagctaactatatagctaggtgccatcatctaaaataaccctaatttataagacagttggtggtcggacccatctatgtaaagctagccacaataaggattagccttTAAAATAAAAGTATAGCATAATTCtaatatttgtattaatttgcattACTGTCAATGAcaattttattttgaaggcaaagcgcaaattccactattgtgcctaatccttactGTGGCTAGCTTCAAAACACATAACCCGGTGCGGTCGaacctcactagccagatgaagctagctggctgcttataactttagctttgggcaacagagTTAAGTTGCtgactagctatttattttcattaaCTGAAGTTAAATTTCAATAggtgaacaacaagtggcaacctagctaaaaACTttctcacaaggattcctaaatcattgctaagaataatgaaaatgactgcaggttccactggtcattgttttcaggctggttgtattggtgctagctaggtaccaagctaaagctagctaacccagaagttgcggtcgaacaaataatgctttattaccaacgcggtattgtaaacacaccgtttgtggccggtgtttgcagactttttttgtacagctttgacagtgctactgtctCTGACACgcagacccaaacggcgttccatagtatgcatgttgtgaagctaatagcagtgacgccaatactgtgtaactccagtagggaaacatcttttttttaaatagcacaCTTCGTAGTGTGTACTGGTGCACAACCAgttggcgaaagccaacatctccCACAGAGAACGGTttattgtcaagggcaatgaattccattttcttggctttaatggatttagcctttgagttgtctcgctgacaTTTTGCTACACTTTCAAATGACTAATTGATCCACACGGCAGACATGGGCTAGTTtaagaatgctgtgttgcacgtataTTGCAAAATTTTACTTGCCGTCATTTACCTACCTTATATAGGTATGCCCGTCATTTTTTACATCGTTTTT containing:
- the nsun4 gene encoding 5-methylcytosine rRNA methyltransferase NSUN4, producing the protein MAALMDTRILLRKIKDLRCLTPRRNRVKAKWAGSQPKYPATNLALQNFDATYSLQLGEQWPSVRVSMLCEPKYGALVNNFSTTEGVIADLQSQGCRDFVCQPVGVGALERLQAPGFPLHDNPSTLESVGVSQDVAPPRLRTNIKCFVFPGGDISRFKPSRPDLYGMLGYYLMDAASILPALALDVQEGHSVLDVCAAPGGKTLALLQTQAIRFLCVNDISVSRTYRLQRVLNSYVPKELLTEERMRITSFDGRKWGEIERDTFDRVLVDVPCTTDRHSVMEDENNIFKRARTKERQRLPQLQTELLLAGIEAVRPGGQVLYSTCSLSQLQNEYVVERAMHLAREEHGISLQVVDLRPITRLFKETFHFAPDPHLGQLVLPHLTANFGPIYMCKLQRLS